The following are from one region of the Hyla sarda isolate aHylSar1 chromosome 6, aHylSar1.hap1, whole genome shotgun sequence genome:
- the TMEM80 gene encoding transmembrane protein 80 isoform X3, which yields MALTRRGKGSLVRSSVPLQILLYINVVYYVFYFVATLLMIIYKSQVFSYPDSNLALDLGLLFFMAILESVRLYLGTMGNLTEGELPLGSSLFFTVGNVMLSVYFLIWETYILRADVIINAILLILYGLEAILELFTIASFFR from the exons GAAAGGGCTCGCTGGTT CGATCATCGGTCCCTCTGCAAATCCTTCTTTACATCAATGTTGTGTATTATGTTTTCTATTTTGTAGCAACACTGCTTATGATAATTTATAAAA GTCAGGTCTTTAGTTATCCCGATTCTAATTTAGCATTAGATCTTGGTCTGCTCTTCTTTATGGCAATTCTGGAATCTGTGAGGCTTTACTTGG GAACAATGGGAAACTTGACAGAAGGAGAGCTGCCCTTGGGATCCAGCCTTTTCTTCACTGTTGGCAATGTCATGCTGTCTGTATACTTTCTGATCTGGGAGACGTATATCCTAAGAGCAGATGTAATTATTAATGCTATCCTACTGATCCTATATGGGCTGGAAGCAATCCTAGAGTTGTTCACAATCGCATCATTCTTCCGTTAA
- the TMEM80 gene encoding transmembrane protein 80 isoform X2, which translates to MEKMCDCDYGGKGSLVRSSVPLQILLYINVVYYVFYFVATLLMIIYKSQVFSYPDSNLALDLGLLFFMAILESVRLYLGTMGNLTEGELPLGSSLFFTVGNVMLSVYFLIWETYILRADVIINAILLILYGLEAILELFTIASFFR; encoded by the exons GAAAGGGCTCGCTGGTT CGATCATCGGTCCCTCTGCAAATCCTTCTTTACATCAATGTTGTGTATTATGTTTTCTATTTTGTAGCAACACTGCTTATGATAATTTATAAAA GTCAGGTCTTTAGTTATCCCGATTCTAATTTAGCATTAGATCTTGGTCTGCTCTTCTTTATGGCAATTCTGGAATCTGTGAGGCTTTACTTGG GAACAATGGGAAACTTGACAGAAGGAGAGCTGCCCTTGGGATCCAGCCTTTTCTTCACTGTTGGCAATGTCATGCTGTCTGTATACTTTCTGATCTGGGAGACGTATATCCTAAGAGCAGATGTAATTATTAATGCTATCCTACTGATCCTATATGGGCTGGAAGCAATCCTAGAGTTGTTCACAATCGCATCATTCTTCCGTTAA
- the TMEM80 gene encoding transmembrane protein 80 isoform X1 — MKGLAGCILWIKIAQYQRSSVPLQILLYINVVYYVFYFVATLLMIIYKSQVFSYPDSNLALDLGLLFFMAILESVRLYLGTMGNLTEGELPLGSSLFFTVGNVMLSVYFLIWETYILRADVIINAILLILYGLEAILELFTIASFFR, encoded by the exons GAAAGGGCTCGCTGGTTGTATCCTTTGGATAAAAA TAGCCCAATACCAGCGATCATCGGTCCCTCTGCAAATCCTTCTTTACATCAATGTTGTGTATTATGTTTTCTATTTTGTAGCAACACTGCTTATGATAATTTATAAAA GTCAGGTCTTTAGTTATCCCGATTCTAATTTAGCATTAGATCTTGGTCTGCTCTTCTTTATGGCAATTCTGGAATCTGTGAGGCTTTACTTGG GAACAATGGGAAACTTGACAGAAGGAGAGCTGCCCTTGGGATCCAGCCTTTTCTTCACTGTTGGCAATGTCATGCTGTCTGTATACTTTCTGATCTGGGAGACGTATATCCTAAGAGCAGATGTAATTATTAATGCTATCCTACTGATCCTATATGGGCTGGAAGCAATCCTAGAGTTGTTCACAATCGCATCATTCTTCCGTTAA